From Phragmites australis chromosome 5, lpPhrAust1.1, whole genome shotgun sequence, a single genomic window includes:
- the LOC133917654 gene encoding dehydration-responsive element-binding protein 1G-like, translated as MRRLILPSLRMLNYYDARPAMEVGAFSSDYSSGTPSPVGGDDGSSSYLTVSSAPPKRRAGRTKFKETRHPVYKGVRQRNPGRWVCEVREPHGKQRIWLGTFETAEMAARAHDVAALALRGRAACLNFADSPCLLRVPPVGAGHDEIRRAAVEAAEQFRPAPDQGNVAVEEAAATPPGALSSAPQSLDDPYCIIDDRLDFGMQGYLDMAQGMLIDPPPMAGSSANGGDDDDDHGEVNLWNY; from the coding sequence ATGCGTCGACTCATTCTTCCCTCCCTCCGCATGCTAAACTACTACGACGCTCGGCCAGCCATGGAAGTCGGCGCGTTCAGCAGTGACTACTCCTCGGGGACGCCATCCCCGgtcggcggcgacgacggctcCTCCTCGTACCTGACGGTGTCGTCGGCGCCGCCCAAGAGGCGCGCCGGGCGGACCAAGTTCAAGGAGACGCGGCACCCCGTGTACAAGGGCGTGCGCCAGAGGAACCCCGGGAGGTGGGTGTGCGAGGTGCGGGAGCCGCACGGCAAGCAGCGGATATGGCTCGGGACCTTCGAGACCGCCGAGATGGCGGCGCGCGCGCACGACGTGGCCGCGCTGGCACTGCGCGGGCGCGCCGCATGCCTCAACTTCGCCGACTCGCCCTGCCTGCTGAGGGTCCCGCCGGTGGGCGCCGGGCACGACGAGATAAGGCGGGCGGCGGTCGAGGCGGCTGAGCAGTTCCGGCCGGCCCCCGATCAGGGCAATGTGGCCGTCGAGGAGGCCGCCGCTACACCACCGGGCGCCTTGTCCAGCGCGCCGCAGAGCTTGGATGACCCCTACTGCATTATCGACGACAGGCTCGACTTCGGGATGCAGGGGTACCTCGACATGGCGCAAGGGATGCTCATTGACCCGCCACCGATGGCAGGTTCATCCGCAAATGGcggcgacgatgacgacgaccaCGGTGAGGTCAACCTCTGGAACTACTAA
- the LOC133919506 gene encoding zinc finger CCCH domain-containing protein 17: protein MDVESDGRFGNKRVHNRLGPGSGAAPSSTTGKVCNFWRSGRCNRFPCPYLHSELPEAAAPKRSAGPGGNVWRNPNSGGRGGGSGGQNRWGRGPGGGSGVASHKPPDRPCKFFLAGDCTYGERCRYPHSYCISDSITMLTPLKGHEKVVTGIALPTGSDKLYSGSKDGTVRMWDCQTGQCAGVINMGHEVGCMISEGPWLFVGMPDAVKVWNMQTAAEMNLTGPTGQVYALAVANELLFAATQDGRILAWKFNAAANCFEPAASLVGHKLAVVSLVVGAMRLYSASMDKTIRVWDLATLQCIQTLSDHTDVVMSVLCWDQFLLSCSLDQTIKVWAATESGNLEVAYTHKEEQGALALSGMPDAQSKPVMLCSLNDNTVRLYDLPSFSDRGRIFSKQEIRAIQMGPGGLFFTGDGTGELKVWQWIIDGSQT from the exons ATGGACGTAGAGTCCGACGGGCGATTCGGGAATAAGCGCGTGCACAACCGCCTCGGCCCGGGCTCTGGCGCCGCCCCCTCGTCTACCACCGGGAAGGTCTGCAATTTCTGGCGCTCCGGGCGGTGCAACCGCTTCCCCTGCCCCTACCTCCACAGCGAGCTCCCCGAGGCGGCCGCGCCCAAGCGCAGCGCTGGACCCGGGGGGAACGTCTGGCGCAATCCCAACTctggaggacgaggaggaggcagcggcggccaGAATAGATGGGGGAGGGGCCCTGGAGGCGGCAGCGGCGTCGCAAGCCACAAGCCGCCCGACAGGCCCTGCAAGTTCTTCCTCGCCGGCGATTGCACCTACGGCGAGAGGTGCCGCTATCCCCACAGCTACTGCATAAGCGATAGCATCACGATGCTCACCCCGCTCAAGGGCCACGAGAAG GTTGTTACAGGAATTGCGCTGCCCACCGGGTCGGACAAGCTGTATTCTGGGAGTAAGGATGGAACTGTTCGCATGTGGGATTGCCAAACCGGGCAG TGTGCCGGTGTCATCAATATGGGCCATGAGGTTGGGTGTATGATCAGCGAGGGGCCGTGGTTGTTTGTTGGAATGCCTGATGCTGTGAAG GTCTGGAATATGCAAACAGCAGCGGAAATGAACCTTACTGGGCCAACTGGGCAAGTATATGCGCTCGCTGTTGCCAATGAGCTACTCTTTGCTGCAACACAA GATGGGAGGATTTTGGCATGGAAATTTAATGCCGCAGCGAACTGTTTTGAACCCGCTGCTTCTCTTGTTGGCCATAAGCTTGCTGTTGTTTCATTAGTAGTAGGAGCCATGAGGCTTTATTCCGCTTCGATGGATAAAACCATAAGA GTGTGGGATTTGGCAACATTGCAGTGCATACAGACTCTTTCTGATCATACAGATGTTGTTATGTCTGTGCTTTGCTGGGATCAGTTTCTATTGTCTTGTTCTTTGGATCAAACAATAAAA GTCTGGGCAGCTACAGAGAGTGGAAACTTAGAAGTAGCATATACACACAAAGAGGAGCAA GGTGCACTTGCTCTCAGTGGTATGCCTGATGCACAGTCAAAACCTGTGATGCTATGTTcgttaaatgacaacacggtcCGCCTATATGACCTGCCATC GTTCAGTGATAGGGGCAGAATTTTCTCCAAACAGGAAATTAGGGCAATACAAATGGGTCCTGGTGGTTTATTTTTTACTGGGGATGGAACTGGTGAGCTGAAGGTTTGGCAATGGATAATAGACGGATCCCAAACCTGA